CTGGTTGCCGACCTTACGGAACGTATGCAGAATCTGCGTGATCTCACGGAAAAGGTGAAGCAGCGCATCCCGGATATCCTGGAAGCCAAGAAAGCGGCGCTCAGACAGCGCATCGTCGACATGCTGGAATCCGCCAATGCCGAATTTTCAGAGGACCGCATGCTTCAGGAAGTAGCCTACCTCACCGACAAGCTGGATGTGTCCGAGGAGTTGACCCGTCTGGATGCCCACCTTGAACGGTTGGGCGAGGTCATGACCGAAAAGGCTGATGTGGGCAAGAAGCTCGATTTCTTGGTGCAGGAGACCTTCCGCGAGATCAATACCTGCGGCAACAAGGCACAGGATACCGAAGTCAGCCAGTTGGTTGTGGATTTCAAGGCAGAGCTGGAACGTTGTCGTGAACAGGTCCAGAACATCGAGTAAACAATCTGAAGAAGCGGTAGGAAACCATGCAGAAACAGGGATTACTCAACGTCGGTTTCGGGAATTTCGTGGTCTTGGATCGGGTCATTTCCATCGTCAACCCATCCAGTGCGCCCATGCGGCGCCTCAGGGAGGACGCCCGTGCCGAAGGGCGGCTCATTGACGCCACTCAGGGGCGTAAGACCAGGGCGATCATTGTCACCGACTCCAACCATGTTGTCCTGTCGGCCATCCAGGCCGAGACCATCGGACAACGATTCAGCGCGGACGAGGGGGATTAGTAGGTGATTCAGGACGATCATAAATTCAGGCTGGGCCAGGTTCTTGTGGTCTGTGCGCCCAGCGGAACCGGCAAGAGCACGCTCATTGCCATGCTCCGGGAGGAGTATCCTGATTTTGGTTTTTCGGTGTCCTACACCACACGTGCCCCGCGCGGGAGTGAACAGGACGGTCGTGAGTACAATTTCGTCTCACGGGAAGCCTTTGTGGCCATGCGCAGCAGAGGCGCTTTCTGTGAATGGGCCGAAGTTCACGGCAATTTTTACGGCACGGCTACCAAGCCGGTCGAAGAAATGCTCGATTCCGGCCGGGACGTGTTGTTCGACATCGATGTCCAGGGTGCAAAGCAGCTCAGAAAGACCTTCTACAAGGGCACCTTCGTGTTCCTGCTGCCGCCCTCACGCGAAGAATTGGTGAGCAGGCTGCAAGGGCGCGGCACCGATTCGGAGGAGTCCATTTCCCGCCGTCTTGCCAATGCCTCCGGTGAACTTTCACAGGCCGAATGGTTTGATTACTGGGTGGTCAACGACAGTCTTGATGAGGCGTATCAGGAGCTCAAGGCAGTATATCTGGCCGGTAGGTGCAAACCCTCGCTTCGGCCCGGCATCCTCGACAACATCATGAAGACCTGGGAAAACAATGGCTGATCTGGTTGTCGCCCTGGACTTCAGGGACGCAAAGACTGCAATGGCCATGGCCCGGAACCTGAAGGGAACAGCCCCGTGGATGAAGGTCGGTTTGGAGCTGTTCACGGCCGAGGGGCCGCAGGTGGTTTCCGGCCTCAAGGACATGGGATTCAAGGTTTTTCTGGACCTGAAATTCTTCGATATTCCCAACACAGTGCAGGGTGCGGTCCGTTCGGCGGTCCGGCTGGGTGCGGACATGGTCAACATCCATGCCCTGGGCGGTGAACGCATGGCTCACGCCGCCATGGCAGGATGCCGCGAGGGGCTGACTTCGGGACAGGAAGCTCCCCTGGTTCTGGCTGTGACCGTGCTGACCAGCATGGCTGCCGGTGATTTCCCGGTGGAAGCGGCACCGTCGCCTTCCGAGATGGCCCTTGACCTGGCTGTTAAAGCCAAGCAATATGGCTTGAATGGGGTGGTTTGTTCCGGTCTGGAAGTGGAGCGGATCAAATCTGCCTGCGGCAGGGAATTCGCCTGCCTCACTCCGGGTATTCGTCCAGCATCGGTGGGCGCAGGAGATCAGAGGCGGGTGGTAACTCCGGCTCAGGCTGTACAGAGCGGCTCGGATTTCCTTGTGGTGGGACGACCCGTAACCGGAGCCGATGCGCCTCGGGAAGCAGCTCTGGTTATCCTCGGAGAGATGGAACAGGCCGGATAGGAGCATTTGATGTCCGATCAGGAGCAGAAAGTCGGGGGCACACGAGAGATCGTGCGTGATGGTGCGGAGAAGATCAAAGGTATCTTTTCCACCCAGACAGTCGCCAAAGTCGGCACCGGCACGACCCAGCGCAAGACAATCCAGAAGACGTACTGGGATGTCGAAGAGCTTTCGAACGGCGAAGTTTCCGTCCAGCCCCTGAACCGTAATTATGTTCCTTCCGGTCCCAAACGCACCATCGAGCGCGATGATTTTCTCACCAAGTTCAATCCTGAACCGGAATTCTACGTTTCCACCGTGTACCCGGCCATCAAGGAAATGGACAGTGCCATAGTGCGCGGCGAACAGCACCGTGAACGGGGCGCAGCCTACAGTGCCGAATTCGAATATAAGCAGGCCATGTCCATTGACGAGGAAAACGTCCGCGCCAACTTCGGGCTGGGGCTGACCTATCTCGACCGTGGTGATCAGGTGAGGGCTAATGACATCTTTGAGCGGCTGGTAGATCTGGAAGCCGCATTCGCCGTCGAGCACAAGCATCTGTTCAATGATTTCGGCATCAACATGCGGAAGAACAAGATGTACGACCAGGCCCTCCAATATTACCTACGGGCCGAGAAACTGGTGCAGAACGACGAACACCTCTTTCACAATATTGCCCGGTGTTTTTTTGAGAAAGGGAATATCGATGGGTGCAAGGAGTATTTGCTCAAGAGTCTGGAGGTGAATCCGGAACTTGAGGCGAGCAAGAAGTTTTGGGGTTTTCTTGTCGAGCGAGGACATGTGGCCGAAGGAGAGGGGCTGAGCGTGACGGCCGAGGCCCAACCGAGTTCCCCGGAAAAGAAGCAGGACACGGGCAAGCCTGAGGGCAACGAAAAGTCCGATGCGCCCATTTCGATAAATTTGGATTAACGGACATGGAACCCCGTCAGGCGGCGGGTAGGAGTTTTCATGAACCAGAATAGTATTCAGGGATTCCTTCAAGAGCTTCCCAATATGCGGGAAGATTTGCCTTTTGCTCCGGAAGTCCTGAAGAAACTGTTCATTCAGACCGGCGGCGGGTCTTTGGCGTCCCTTGAAGATGTGGGTGAGACCCTGAGCAGGGATCAGGGGCTGACCACTCGCATCCTGAGTCTGGCCAATTCCGCCTATTACGGTTTGCAGGCCGAAGTCCAGTCCGTGCCGCGGGCGGCAGCCGTGCTCGGCATGTCCGAAATCCGCAATATAGTGCTTGCCCTGGGTGTAAAAGGACTGACAAGGAAATATCCCATTCCGGCGGAGTTTGATCTTGGAGCCTACTGGACACATCAGTTTCTGGTGGCCATGGTCGCCAAGGAATTGTCCCACATGATCGGTGTGGGCAAGCCGGACAATATGTTCACCTCGGGGTTGCTGCACGACATCGGCAAACTGATCACGGCCTTGAAACGACCGGATGACTGGCAGGCCATTCGCGATCTGGCCGAGAACGACGAGATGCTCGACAGCGAAGCCGAGGAGGAATACTGGGGGTTGGACCACGCCGTGGTCGGCGCCCTGGTACTGAGGTCGTGGGATCTGCCCGCCGACCTGGTGGAGCCGGTCAATTGGCACCATTCGCCCGCGCTTGCACCGGACCATTCCAATGAATCCAACGTGATCTGCCTGGCCGACGCCGTGACCCATGCTGTTGCCGATCCCGATGGACCCTATGTGCACAGGGTGGATCTCCTTTGCGAGGAGATTTCCGTGGATATGGACGACATTCTGGAAATCGCCGAAGAGCTTTTCGAGTCAGACGATGTCGAACAATTTGTAAGTATTCTTTCCTAACATCCCGGGACGTTATATTGCCCTTCATCTGGAAACCCCGCGGTGATGAAACCGCACCGCCCTCAGTCGTGGAAATGGCTGAGGCACTTTCCGTTTCGCCATTGATCGTGGAAATTCTCTGGAATCGGGGGTTGACCGACATCGGAGAAATGGATCGGTTCCTCAGTCCGATGCTCCGGAATATGGCCAATCCAGCGGAGATTCCGGGGTTGACCGAGGCCGCCGAGACCCTGGCTCGGGGTGTGGCCGAAGGGCGAACCCTGGCCGTATGGGGCGACTACGATGTGGACGGCATCACGGCTACGGCCGTGGTCAAGGAGTTCTTTGCCATGCGGGGCATGGATATCATGCACCATCTGCCCAACCGCATGGATGAAGGGTACGGCATGAACATTCCCGGAGTGGAACGGCTCTTTGAGCAGGGCGTGACCATGCTCCTGACCGTGGATTGCGGTATTTCCGACCTCGCGCCGGTGGCCCGTGCCCGAGAACTGGGCATGGTCGTGGTGGTCACGGATCACCATTTGCCCGGCGAGGAGTTGCCCAAGGCCCATGCGGTCTGCGATCCTCGACTGGCCGATGGCGGCCCCTGCGACGACCTGGCCGGAGTGGGGGTGGCCTTCATGCTCATGGTGGCCCTGAACCGGTTGTTGCCCGGCGAGCCTGTGGATGTGCGCTCCCTGCTCGATCTGGTGGCCCTCGGCACCATCGCGGATATCGTCAGCCTGACCGGTCAGAATCGTATTCTGGTCAAGAACGGGCTTCTGGTTATCAAGGAGGCCAAGCGTCCGGGCATGGCCGCTCTGAAGGTGGTCAGCGATTTTGAACGGCAGGCGGATCTGGGAGCTGGACAGATCGGTTTCCACCTTGCACCGCGCATCAATGCCGCCGGGCGCATGGGTGACCCGACCAAGGCGCTGAACCTGCTGTTGGCAAAGGATTTCGATTCGGCCATGCCCATTGCCGAGGAACTGAACGCCATCAATTTGGAGCGCCGACGCCAGGAGCAGGAGATTTCGGATGAGGCCTTTGCACAAGCCGAAACCATGAAACACATGGCCGGGCTGGTACTCCATGCCGATCATTGGCATCCGGGCATCATCGGCATCGTGGCCTCGCGGGTTGTGGAGAAGTACTACCGGCCCACGCTCCTGCTCTGTTCTTCCGAGGTTGGTGAAGGGATACTCAAGGGGTCCGGCCGCAGTATTTCCGAGTTCAACCTTTTCGAAGGGCTCACGGCGGTCAGTTCCGTGCTTGAAGGATTCGGCGGCCATAAGCAGGCAGCCGGGCTTACTCTCAAAAGGGAAAATCTGTCGGCCTTGCGCGAGCGGTTCAACGACCATATCGTGGCAACCCTTGGCCCGGACCCGCTGACGCCCACTCTCAAACTCGATCACGAACTGAGTTTCGCCAATATCAACAACACCCTGCTCAAGGAACTGGAGCTGTTGCAGCCTTTCGGCATGGGCAACCCCGAACCTGTTTTTGCCACAAAGCCGGTGACCGTGGCCGAACACAGTGTTTTTGGACGGGACCGCGAGCATGTCAAACTGGTGCTTGAGGACCAGGAGACCGGGGCCAGACTGCCGGGCAAGGCGTGGCGCATGGGGCACAGTCTGACCCGCGTTGTCCAGGGCAGGACCCTGCGGTTCGCCTTCACCCCGAAGATCGACCGTTTTCGGGGCATTCCCTCCATCGACCTGCGGATACGGGACTGGATGTTCTAGCGCATTTCTTGGGGTGTGGCCTCCGGCGGTTCCTCGCCGGAGAGGCGTCTCCGACGGCCAGAGCACCCTTTGAAAAGGGTTCTCTGGACTCTCCCAAACTTTTTGTCGCGCCTTCGGCAAAATTGCGTATCCGCAACACAACGTTCAACCCCTCGAATACAGGAAATATTCGAGGGGGTTGAGTTTTTTAAGTAACGCCTTGGTCGTGCTTTCTTGACAGTCTGCTAGACGAAGTCCGCAGCGTTGTAGCTCGATCTGACCAGCGGCGCGCTGAACATGTGGCCAATGCCGCGCTTCATCCCTTCCTCCGCGTACCAATCAAACGTTGCCGGTTCCACATACCGCTTCACCATGGGGTGTTGGCGGCTGGGTTGCATGTACTGGCCGATGGTCACGATGTTGCAATCGACCGCGGCCAGATCGTCGAGGGTGACCATGATCTGTTCGTCGGTTTCGCCGAGGCCGACCATGATGCCGGATTTGGTCGGAATCTTCGGGGCGATCCGTTTGGCGTTTGCCAGAAGTTCGAGTGACTGGCGGTAGTCCGCCTGGGGCCGTATGTCGGCGTACAGGACGGGCACGGTCTCCAGGTTGTGGTTGAGCACGTCCGGCCGGGCGTCGAGCACGGTCCTGAGCGCGGCTTCATTGCCCTGGAAATCCGGGATGAGCACTTCAATGGTGCATTCGGGCATTGCGGCGCGCACGGCTCGGATGGTCGCCGCGAAATGGGCGGAGCCTCCGTCCGCAAGATCGTCGCGGGTGACTGAAGTAATGACCACATGCTTGAGCTTCAGGCGTTTGGCGGCTTCGGCCACGCGGCCCGGTTCGGACGGGTCCAGAGGATCGAGATCGCCGGACACGATGTTGCAGAATGCGCAGTTGCGCGTGCAGATGGAGCCCATGATCAGGAACGTGGCCACGTTTTTGGAAAAGCACTCCCATTTGTTGGGGCATTTGGCCGATTGGCAGACCGTGTTCAGGTTCAGGTCGCTTATCAGCCCGGATGTGCAGGCAAAATTTTCGTTATTGGGGAGTTTGATCCGAAGCCAGGGCGGTATCCGCAAAGGCTTTTCGGAAGGCTTTTTCAAAGACATATTTGACTTCCTTCATGTCGATGTCGCGTCCGGTCTCTTTGGACAGGGAGGTGGGAACCGCCCCCTGGATGCCGCACAGGGTGATGGCGTTGAACAGGCTTACGTCGAACCCCACGTTGAGGGCCAGGCCGTGGTAGGTGACCCAGCGGCGCACGCCGATGCCCATTGAGCATATTTTCTTCACTTCGTCCACCCAAACGCCGGGGTGGCCGGGCCGCCGGACCGTGTTCACGCCGAAGTGCGCGCAGGTGCCGATGACCGCCTCTTCCATGTCGTGGAAGAATTTTCTCATGCCGCCGGTCCGTTTTTCCACCTGCCAGATGGGATAGGCCACCATCTGGCCGGGGAAGTGGCAGGTGATGTTGCCGCCGCGTGTGGTCTGGGCCACGGCAATACCCTGCGCGGCCAGCAGGGATGTGTCCATGAGCAGGTTCTCGGCCCCGCCCTGGCGTCCCAGAGTGATGACCTTGGGGTGTTCCAGGAGGAAGACCGTGTTTTCGGCCTGGCCGTTGGTCACGGCAGCCAGGGTCTCCAGTTGCAGGGCTTCGGCTTTTTCGTAGTCGATCAGTCCGAGGTCGATGATTTTCATTTTTTCTTGTCGGCCTTGAACGGCAGGATGACGGCCTTGGATTTGAGGTCGGTTTTTGGGGTCTCCGGCCAGGTGGGAGCAAAGGCCTGGCCCGGGAAAAGGGTCCGGGTTCCCGGTGCGTAGTCGATCAGGGTCAGGCCATGGTCGGAGCAGGCATACTGGCCCCAACTGCCCTGTATCTTGAAGGTTTCGGAAATGGCCCGTACTGCGCCCCAGTCCGCTGCGCCCTTTTGCGAAAGGTAGAGGAAATTGAGGGTCACGTTGTCTTTTTCCAGGCTGGCTTCTTTGGAGATGGACTCCAGCCAGGAAGGCACTCCTTTGGTGGAAAAGTTGAAATGGCACCATGGCGAAGTCTGGCTCAGGGCGGGCATGGGACAGTCGCCGGAGTGGGGGCAGGGCGAAATGGGTTTGAACCCTTTCTGGAGCATCTGTGCGCGCATTTCGGCGATGATGCGTCCGGAGAGGCGCATGCCGGTTTCAACTATGAGCACCCGTCCCGTCTCCTTGGTGGAATTGATCAGGTGGGTGGACAGGACATCCGCCTGACCGCGTGTGGTCCGGCCCGACCAGTCCAGTTCGTTGAAGGCGTTGGCCGCCAGGATCAGGTCAGCCTTGTTGCGCAGATGCTCGGTGAAGCTTCCCTTGACCGTCTTGATGCGCCAGGGGGAATTGTCTCCGGCCATGGCCTTGAAGAGTTTCAGCCCGGTCTGCATGGCCTTGGGCGCAAGGTCCACGCAGGTGAAGTTGAGCTTTCGCTCGCGCAGGTGGGGCCGCGACATCCACAGGGCCAGCACTGCGGTCAGGGAACCTGAGCCGAGATCCGCGACTTCGCCATTCTCGGGGATGTCCAGTTCCAGGCCGGAAAAGAGGCGGGACATGCGGTAGAGATTCCAGGGCAGGAAATAGTGCAGATAGGGCGACAGGTACTTGTCGTCGGTCATGTATTCCTTGCGCCGCTGCATCCGGTCGCTGGTCAGGCCGCGCGACATGTCCCGTATGTCGTATTTTAAATGATCGCGGTGCTTGGCCTTGAGCGGCCAGACGTGTTTGAGCAGACCGCCGAATTCTTCCAGCAGTTTGATGTTGTCCTCGGTGAGGTTGGGGAACAGGCCGTCAATCGACATAGGCAAACCGCATCCTTTGTATGAATTCATTGCCGAAATCGGCATCTCCGGTCAGGTCCAGCCGGGTCATGGTGCGGGACAAACCCTCGGCAAAGGTCCGGGCCGCGGTGTCCGTTACCAGTAGTTCAGTGCCTTTGAGCGAGGTGTTCCCCGCCTTGACCGTTTTGGCCGCACAGCCCGGGGGCAGGAAGCCCAGGGTTTCCAAGTCGGTTGAGCCGACATACTCGCCCAGTGCGCCCGCAATAAATATCTGTTTCAACGTGCCGGGGCCGAAGCCTGCCTTCCGGAGCAGGGCGGACATGGCCAGGTTGAAAGCCGCCTTGACCTTGAGAATCTCTTCCACGTCCGAGGCCGGGAGATGCACCGCGTTGTTGACGAGAAAGGCGGGTTCGCCATTGACCTCCGTTATCCGTTCGGCCAGCCGTGTTGCCAGCGGGGTGGACCCGGTGCCGAAGTGCCCGGTTTCGTCCAGCACGCCGTGGGTGCGCAGGATGGCGGCCAGGGAGAGGTAGCCGGTGCCGGTCATGCCGGATTTCCCGCCCGTGGAGTCGTCGAAATACTTGGCTTGAAGTCCCTTCGGCGTCAAGGTGAATCCGGTGATCGCGCCCGGTCCGGCAGTGCGTCCGAAGGTCAATCCCACGCCTTCCAGGGCCGGTCCCATGGGCACGCTGGCACAGAGCCGCTGCTCGGGGGACAGGGCCAGGATGAATTCTCCGTTGGTGCCGAGATCGGCCAGCAGGAAAGGATATTTCGGTGAGCCGCCGTATTCGAGAAAGGTCAGGCCCGCACTCAGGTCAGCGCCGACAAACGGGGCGAGCAGGGGCGGTATGTAGGCCGGGGGCAGACCCGCGCCGAGTTTTTTTTCGTCACCGCCGGTGTAGGAAAGGGTGTAGGGCGCTGTGGCCAGGTCGTCGGGCTTTTTGCCGAGCAGGATGTAGGTCATGGCCGGATTGCCCGAGACCGCAAGGCCTAGGCACTTCCCGCCCAGGTTGTGGGCGGTGAGTGTGGCCAGTTCCGCGATCCGGTCCGTGACCAGGGCGCGCAGGACGAACCTCCCTTCGGCAGTGGCGGCAGCGGCCAGCCGGGTCATGACCTCGGAGCCCATCCCGGTCTGGGGGTTGAGCTCCCGGCCCGTGACTACGGGTTTGCCGTTTCTGAGCGCGGTCCAGTGGATGGAGGTGGTGCCCAGGTCCACAGCCAGGGTGAAGTCTCCGGAATTCTGAGCCAGGGTGCGCACGGCGCGAGGGCTGCGCACGGGTTCAGGCAGTTCGATTTCACACGGTTTTGACGGGTGCAGGCAGGCCAGCCTCCAGCCGAGCGCCACGGCCTCGTGGCCCAGCTTCCTGACTTCGTCCCGTCCCGGTTCCGGTGTGTCCTTGAGGAAGCGCACACGACACAATCCGCATTTGCCCAGCCCGGAGCAGAGCGCAACCCCGTGCCACAGCCTGGACAGGAAAATGGTCCGGGCCAGGGTGTCGCCCGTCTTCGGTTCCAGGGC
This sequence is a window from Pseudodesulfovibrio sp. S3. Protein-coding genes within it:
- the recJ gene encoding single-stranded-DNA-specific exonuclease RecJ, translated to MAEALSVSPLIVEILWNRGLTDIGEMDRFLSPMLRNMANPAEIPGLTEAAETLARGVAEGRTLAVWGDYDVDGITATAVVKEFFAMRGMDIMHHLPNRMDEGYGMNIPGVERLFEQGVTMLLTVDCGISDLAPVARARELGMVVVVTDHHLPGEELPKAHAVCDPRLADGGPCDDLAGVGVAFMLMVALNRLLPGEPVDVRSLLDLVALGTIADIVSLTGQNRILVKNGLLVIKEAKRPGMAALKVVSDFERQADLGAGQIGFHLAPRINAAGRMGDPTKALNLLLAKDFDSAMPIAEELNAINLERRRQEQEISDEAFAQAETMKHMAGLVLHADHWHPGIIGIVASRVVEKYYRPTLLLCSSEVGEGILKGSGRSISEFNLFEGLTAVSSVLEGFGGHKQAAGLTLKRENLSALRERFNDHIVATLGPDPLTPTLKLDHELSFANINNTLLKELELLQPFGMGNPEPVFATKPVTVAEHSVFGRDREHVKLVLEDQETGARLPGKAWRMGHSLTRVVQGRTLRFAFTPKIDRFRGIPSIDLRIRDWMF
- a CDS encoding DUF370 domain-containing protein, which codes for MQKQGLLNVGFGNFVVLDRVISIVNPSSAPMRRLREDARAEGRLIDATQGRKTRAIIVTDSNHVVLSAIQAETIGQRFSADEGD
- a CDS encoding small ribosomal subunit Rsm22 family protein — its product is MSIDGLFPNLTEDNIKLLEEFGGLLKHVWPLKAKHRDHLKYDIRDMSRGLTSDRMQRRKEYMTDDKYLSPYLHYFLPWNLYRMSRLFSGLELDIPENGEVADLGSGSLTAVLALWMSRPHLRERKLNFTCVDLAPKAMQTGLKLFKAMAGDNSPWRIKTVKGSFTEHLRNKADLILAANAFNELDWSGRTTRGQADVLSTHLINSTKETGRVLIVETGMRLSGRIIAEMRAQMLQKGFKPISPCPHSGDCPMPALSQTSPWCHFNFSTKGVPSWLESISKEASLEKDNVTLNFLYLSQKGAADWGAVRAISETFKIQGSWGQYACSDHGLTLIDYAPGTRTLFPGQAFAPTWPETPKTDLKSKAVILPFKADKKK
- the pyrF gene encoding orotidine-5'-phosphate decarboxylase; the encoded protein is MADLVVALDFRDAKTAMAMARNLKGTAPWMKVGLELFTAEGPQVVSGLKDMGFKVFLDLKFFDIPNTVQGAVRSAVRLGADMVNIHALGGERMAHAAMAGCREGLTSGQEAPLVLAVTVLTSMAAGDFPVEAAPSPSEMALDLAVKAKQYGLNGVVCSGLEVERIKSACGREFACLTPGIRPASVGAGDQRRVVTPAQAVQSGSDFLVVGRPVTGADAPREAALVILGEMEQAG
- the lipB gene encoding lipoyl(octanoyl) transferase LipB, whose amino-acid sequence is MKIIDLGLIDYEKAEALQLETLAAVTNGQAENTVFLLEHPKVITLGRQGGAENLLMDTSLLAAQGIAVAQTTRGGNITCHFPGQMVAYPIWQVEKRTGGMRKFFHDMEEAVIGTCAHFGVNTVRRPGHPGVWVDEVKKICSMGIGVRRWVTYHGLALNVGFDVSLFNAITLCGIQGAVPTSLSKETGRDIDMKEVKYVFEKAFRKAFADTALASDQTPQ
- a CDS encoding tetratricopeptide repeat protein — translated: MSDQEQKVGGTREIVRDGAEKIKGIFSTQTVAKVGTGTTQRKTIQKTYWDVEELSNGEVSVQPLNRNYVPSGPKRTIERDDFLTKFNPEPEFYVSTVYPAIKEMDSAIVRGEQHRERGAAYSAEFEYKQAMSIDEENVRANFGLGLTYLDRGDQVRANDIFERLVDLEAAFAVEHKHLFNDFGINMRKNKMYDQALQYYLRAEKLVQNDEHLFHNIARCFFEKGNIDGCKEYLLKSLEVNPELEASKKFWGFLVERGHVAEGEGLSVTAEAQPSSPEKKQDTGKPEGNEKSDAPISINLD
- a CDS encoding ASKHA domain-containing protein; translation: MSILIHTHDGGRFALEPKTGDTLARTIFLSRLWHGVALCSGLGKCGLCRVRFLKDTPEPGRDEVRKLGHEAVALGWRLACLHPSKPCEIELPEPVRSPRAVRTLAQNSGDFTLAVDLGTTSIHWTALRNGKPVVTGRELNPQTGMGSEVMTRLAAAATAEGRFVLRALVTDRIAELATLTAHNLGGKCLGLAVSGNPAMTYILLGKKPDDLATAPYTLSYTGGDEKKLGAGLPPAYIPPLLAPFVGADLSAGLTFLEYGGSPKYPFLLADLGTNGEFILALSPEQRLCASVPMGPALEGVGLTFGRTAGPGAITGFTLTPKGLQAKYFDDSTGGKSGMTGTGYLSLAAILRTHGVLDETGHFGTGSTPLATRLAERITEVNGEPAFLVNNAVHLPASDVEEILKVKAAFNLAMSALLRKAGFGPGTLKQIFIAGALGEYVGSTDLETLGFLPPGCAAKTVKAGNTSLKGTELLVTDTAARTFAEGLSRTMTRLDLTGDADFGNEFIQRMRFAYVD
- a CDS encoding HDOD domain-containing protein → MNQNSIQGFLQELPNMREDLPFAPEVLKKLFIQTGGGSLASLEDVGETLSRDQGLTTRILSLANSAYYGLQAEVQSVPRAAAVLGMSEIRNIVLALGVKGLTRKYPIPAEFDLGAYWTHQFLVAMVAKELSHMIGVGKPDNMFTSGLLHDIGKLITALKRPDDWQAIRDLAENDEMLDSEAEEEYWGLDHAVVGALVLRSWDLPADLVEPVNWHHSPALAPDHSNESNVICLADAVTHAVADPDGPYVHRVDLLCEEISVDMDDILEIAEELFESDDVEQFVSILS
- the lipA gene encoding lipoyl synthase, with the protein product MSLKKPSEKPLRIPPWLRIKLPNNENFACTSGLISDLNLNTVCQSAKCPNKWECFSKNVATFLIMGSICTRNCAFCNIVSGDLDPLDPSEPGRVAEAAKRLKLKHVVITSVTRDDLADGGSAHFAATIRAVRAAMPECTIEVLIPDFQGNEAALRTVLDARPDVLNHNLETVPVLYADIRPQADYRQSLELLANAKRIAPKIPTKSGIMVGLGETDEQIMVTLDDLAAVDCNIVTIGQYMQPSRQHPMVKRYVEPATFDWYAEEGMKRGIGHMFSAPLVRSSYNAADFV
- the gmk gene encoding guanylate kinase yields the protein MIQDDHKFRLGQVLVVCAPSGTGKSTLIAMLREEYPDFGFSVSYTTRAPRGSEQDGREYNFVSREAFVAMRSRGAFCEWAEVHGNFYGTATKPVEEMLDSGRDVLFDIDVQGAKQLRKTFYKGTFVFLLPPSREELVSRLQGRGTDSEESISRRLANASGELSQAEWFDYWVVNDSLDEAYQELKAVYLAGRCKPSLRPGILDNIMKTWENNG